A region from the Halomarina litorea genome encodes:
- a CDS encoding cupin domain-containing protein — MDVFTRADREVVEVTDGVYLAQLVSGEAMSAQYFRLEPGASLPEHSHEHEQTGYVTTGVLTLVVNGEERRVGADDAYLIPGDEPHAAENRTDGLVEGVDVFSPPRDPSDHPV; from the coding sequence ATGGACGTGTTCACACGCGCGGACCGGGAGGTAGTCGAAGTGACCGACGGCGTCTACCTCGCACAACTGGTGTCGGGCGAGGCGATGAGCGCCCAGTACTTCCGACTCGAACCCGGCGCCAGCCTGCCCGAACACAGCCACGAACACGAACAGACGGGCTACGTCACGACGGGCGTCCTCACTCTCGTCGTCAACGGCGAGGAACGACGCGTCGGCGCCGACGACGCCTACCTCATCCCCGGCGACGAACCCCACGCCGCCGAGAACCGCACCGACGGGCTGGTCGAGGGGGTCGACGTGTTCTCGCCGCCGCGGGACCCCTCGGACCACCCGGTCTGA
- a CDS encoding enoyl-CoA hydratase/isomerase family protein, with translation MPDYDCLEYRVEDGAAWVTMDRPDSLNALNPTLLDELEEAIGRAEDEDGVRAVVLTGRGRAFSAGYDIGAEEAHRSVDDQILHQRTHLEAIFSARLPVVAAVDGPAVAGGCNLAVCCDLTFATERSTFGYPDMHFGEPPPNFVLPFVTNSLKHARELLYSGKTVDAREAERMGLVNHVVLDGGLTDAVEEELAHIRKTPSTAVAIAKDMVNDVQETGGYRRYGRVEEYVGALTMESGTAKRFREIRDEEGLEAALEWMHGTDKP, from the coding sequence ATGCCCGACTACGACTGTCTGGAGTACCGCGTCGAGGACGGGGCGGCGTGGGTGACGATGGACCGCCCCGACTCGCTGAACGCGCTGAACCCGACGCTCCTCGACGAACTGGAGGAAGCCATCGGTCGCGCGGAGGACGAGGACGGCGTCCGCGCGGTGGTCCTCACTGGACGGGGCCGGGCGTTCAGCGCCGGCTACGACATCGGGGCGGAGGAGGCCCACCGCTCGGTGGACGACCAGATACTCCACCAGCGGACGCACCTCGAAGCCATCTTCTCCGCGCGACTGCCCGTCGTCGCCGCCGTCGACGGCCCCGCGGTGGCCGGAGGGTGCAACCTCGCCGTCTGCTGTGACCTCACGTTCGCCACCGAGCGCTCGACGTTCGGCTACCCGGACATGCACTTCGGGGAACCGCCGCCGAACTTCGTCCTCCCGTTCGTGACGAACTCGCTGAAACACGCCCGCGAACTGCTGTACTCGGGGAAGACTGTCGACGCGCGCGAGGCCGAACGGATGGGGCTGGTCAACCACGTCGTCCTCGACGGGGGACTGACCGACGCCGTGGAGGAGGAACTGGCCCACATCCGCAAGACGCCGAGCACCGCCGTCGCCATCGCGAAGGACATGGTAAACGACGTGCAGGAGACGGGGGGCTATCGGCGCTACGGGCGGGTCGAGGAGTACGTCGGGGCGCTGACCATGGAGTCGGGGACGGCGAAGCGCTTCCGCGAGATACGCGACGAGGAGGGGCTGGAGGCGGCTCTGGAGTGGATGCACGGGACGGACAAGCCCTGA
- the icd gene encoding isocitrate dehydrogenase (NADP(+)), whose translation MSYEKVEVPEEGERITVADAENDELEVPDNPIIPIIYGDGIGQDVGPAAQTVLQAAAEATGREIHWMRLYAGESAREKYDENLPDDTVEAIKEFNVAIKGPLTTPVGAGFRSLNVALRKKLDLYTNMRPTYHLDGVPSPVKNPEAMDMVNFRENTEDVYAGIEWEAGSEGVEQVREFIEEDMGFDSTIHDGPVGIGIKPITEFGTKRLVRKAIDYALENDRDSVTLVHKGNIMKFTEGAFRDWGYEVAEEEYGDEVITEDTLWEERDGDAPEDTVVVNDRIADNMLQQLLTRTSQYDVLAMPNLNGDYLSDAAGAQIGGLGIAPGANIGDGRILAEPVHGSAPKYAGQDKVNPSAMILSGRIMLEYMGWTDAADLVRDALEATISSKQVTYDIERQIDGGEKLATSEFAEKVAEHIRNNA comes from the coding sequence ATGTCTTACGAGAAAGTGGAGGTACCGGAGGAGGGCGAGCGAATAACGGTAGCCGACGCCGAGAACGACGAACTGGAGGTCCCCGACAATCCCATCATCCCCATCATCTACGGTGACGGTATCGGGCAGGACGTCGGTCCCGCCGCCCAGACCGTCCTCCAGGCGGCCGCCGAGGCGACCGGCCGCGAGATTCACTGGATGCGCCTCTACGCCGGTGAGAGCGCACGCGAGAAGTACGACGAGAACCTCCCCGACGACACCGTCGAGGCCATCAAGGAGTTCAACGTCGCCATCAAGGGCCCCCTGACGACGCCCGTCGGCGCGGGCTTCCGCAGCCTCAACGTCGCGCTTCGCAAGAAGCTCGACCTCTACACGAACATGCGGCCGACCTACCACCTCGACGGCGTCCCCTCGCCGGTCAAGAACCCCGAGGCCATGGACATGGTCAACTTCCGTGAGAACACGGAAGACGTGTACGCCGGCATCGAGTGGGAGGCCGGCAGCGAGGGCGTCGAGCAGGTCCGCGAGTTCATCGAGGAGGACATGGGCTTCGACTCGACCATCCACGACGGCCCGGTCGGCATCGGCATCAAGCCCATCACCGAGTTCGGCACCAAACGGCTGGTCCGCAAGGCCATCGACTACGCCCTCGAGAACGACCGCGACTCGGTCACCCTCGTCCACAAGGGCAACATCATGAAGTTCACCGAGGGCGCCTTCCGAGACTGGGGCTACGAGGTCGCAGAGGAGGAGTACGGCGACGAGGTCATCACCGAAGACACCCTCTGGGAGGAGCGCGACGGTGACGCCCCCGAGGACACCGTCGTCGTCAACGACCGCATCGCGGACAACATGCTCCAGCAGCTCCTCACGCGCACCTCGCAGTACGACGTGCTCGCGATGCCCAACCTCAACGGCGACTACCTCTCGGACGCCGCCGGCGCACAGATCGGCGGCCTCGGCATCGCACCCGGCGCCAACATCGGCGACGGTCGCATCCTCGCCGAACCCGTCCACGGTTCGGCACCCAAGTACGCCGGGCAGGACAAGGTCAACCCCAGCGCGATGATCCTCTCGGGGCGCATCATGCTCGAGTACATGGGCTGGACCGACGCCGCGGACCTCGTCCGCGACGCCCTCGAGGCGACCATCTCCTCGAAGCAGGTCACCTACGACATCGAGCGCCAGATCGACGGCGGCGAGAAACTCGCCACCAGCGAGTTCGCCGAGAAGGTCGCAGAGCACATCCGCAACAACGCGTAA
- a CDS encoding DUF5817 domain-containing protein, whose amino-acid sequence MYTVVGCRDCGALKLVEGRPETTRCPRCGRRSQFKKLRAFYRSEDVDAAREARARLLAQRGGNEAAYNEVGSFADIDEAADEAGMDDEEYLERAGLDADEVAAAGERAGRGRGSSGSRKDRVLDALRALDRPTEAEVVEHAEENGVPADYVRTALEKLRHRGEVSETGGRYRLL is encoded by the coding sequence ATGTACACGGTGGTGGGCTGTCGGGACTGCGGTGCGCTGAAACTCGTCGAGGGACGGCCCGAGACGACGCGCTGTCCGCGGTGTGGCCGGCGCTCGCAGTTCAAGAAGCTCCGCGCGTTCTACCGGAGCGAGGACGTCGACGCGGCCCGCGAGGCGCGGGCGCGCCTGCTGGCCCAGCGCGGGGGCAACGAGGCGGCGTACAACGAGGTGGGGTCGTTCGCGGACATCGACGAGGCGGCCGACGAGGCCGGGATGGACGACGAGGAGTACCTCGAACGCGCGGGGCTGGACGCCGACGAGGTGGCCGCCGCAGGGGAGCGCGCGGGACGGGGACGGGGGTCCTCGGGGAGCAGGAAGGACCGCGTCCTCGACGCCCTGCGTGCCCTCGACCGACCCACCGAGGCGGAGGTGGTCGAACACGCCGAGGAGAACGGCGTCCCCGCCGACTACGTGCGGACGGCGCTGGAGAAACTCCGCCACCGGGGGGAGGTGAGCGAGACGGGCGGGCGCTACCGACTGCTGTGA